The Gordonia mangrovi genome includes the window GCGGCGAAATCCCGCGACGACGTCGCGTCGATGGAGTTCTCGGCCGCACGATCGAACCCGAGGTCCGTGGCGATCGCCACCGGATCCAGTCCCAGCGACGACCCGGCCAGCGCGCCGGAACCGTACGGCGACACCGCGGTTCGTCGGTCCGCATCGGCCAGCCGGTCGACGTCACGGAGCAGCGGATGCGCATGGGCGAGCAGGTGATGCGCCAACAAGACCGGCTGGGCGGCCTGCAGGTGCGTCTTGCCCGGCATCACCGCGTCCGGGTGCGCGCCGGCCTGATCCGCGAGTGCGTCGACGACCTCGAGCAGGCCGAGGGCGACCCGACGCATGGCGGCACGCAGCCACATGCGAAACAGCGTGGCGACCTGATCGTTGCGCGATCGACCGGCCCGCAACCGCCCGCCGAGTTCCGGGCCCACCCGCTCGATCAGGCCGCGTTCGAGCGCACCGTGCACGTCCTCGTCACTCTCGGCCGGCCCGAAGGTGCCGTCGGCGACATCGGATGCCAGCCTCGACAGGCCCACGAGCATTGCCTCGAGTTCCTCGTCGGTGAGCAAACCCGCACGATGCAGGACGCGCGCGTGCGCCATCGACGCCTCGATGTCGAATGGCGCCAGCGCCCAATCGAAATGGGTGGATTTGCTCAGCGCGGCCATCGCGGCGGCGGGTCCGTCGGCGAACCGGCCGCCCCACAGCGAACCCTCGTTGGTGCCCTGCGAGCTCACCGGTCGAGGTCTCGCTTGGCGGCGATCTTCGACGACAGGCCGTGCAGTTCGACGAACCCGCGTGCGGCGGACTGGTCGAAGCTGTCGCCCTCGTCGTAGGTGGCGAGGTTGAAGTCATAGAGCGACTCCCCGCTGCGCCGACCGGTGACCGCGATGTGTCCGCCGTGCAACACGAGCCGGATGTCGCCGCTCACGTGCTCCTGGGTGGAGGCGACGAAGGCGTCCAGCGACCGCCTCAGCGGCGAGAACCACAGTCCGTCGTACACCAGCTCGGCCCACTTCTGGTCGGTGCGCCGCTTGTACCGGCCCAGTTCCCGCTCCAGCGTGACGTGTTCGAGCTCCTCGTGGGCGCGGATCAGCACCATCGCGCCGGGGGCCTCGTAGACCTCGCGGCTCTTGATGCCGACCAGACGGTCCTCGACGACGTCGAGTCGTCCGACCCCTTGCGCCCCGGCCCGGCGGTTCAGTTCCTGGATGGCCTCGAGGACACTCACCGGACGGCCGTCGACGGCGGTCGGCCGGCCCTTCTCGAAGGTGATGATGACCTCGTCGGGCGAGTTCCAGTTGATGGTCGGGTCGTCGGTGTAGTCGTAGACGTCCTTGGTGGGCGCGTTCCACAGATCCTCGAGGAAGCCGGTCTCCACCGCACGGCCCCACACGTTCTGGTCGATCGAGAACGGCGACTTCTTGGTGACGCTGATCGGGATGTCGTTCTCCTCGGCGAAGCTGATCGCCTTCTCCCGGGTCCAGGCGTAGTCGCGGACGGGTGCGAGGACCTGGAGGTCGGGTGCGAGGGAGGCGAAGCCCACCTCGAAACGCACCTGGTCGTTGCCCTTGCCGGTGCATCCGTGGGCGACGACGGTGCCACCGTGGTCGCGTG containing:
- the argH gene encoding argininosuccinate lyase, with amino-acid sequence MSSQGTNEGSLWGGRFADGPAAAMAALSKSTHFDWALAPFDIEASMAHARVLHRAGLLTDEELEAMLVGLSRLASDVADGTFGPAESDEDVHGALERGLIERVGPELGGRLRAGRSRNDQVATLFRMWLRAAMRRVALGLLEVVDALADQAGAHPDAVMPGKTHLQAAQPVLLAHHLLAHAHPLLRDVDRLADADRRTAVSPYGSGALAGSSLGLDPVAIATDLGFDRAAENSIDATSSRDFAAEGAFVLAMIGVDLSRLSEEIILWSTPEFGYVTLADAWSTGSSIMPQKKNPDVAELTRGKSGRLIGNLTGLLATLKAQPLAYNRDLQEDKEPVFDSVAQLDLLLPAITGLIATLEFHTDRMAELAPAGFTLATDIAEWLVRQGIPFRVAHEVAGASVRAAEKRGVGLADLDDATLASISRDLRPEVREVLTVRGSIESRNAQGGTASVQVSRQLADLRAEVRRRRAAWSEGGETTTI
- a CDS encoding argininosuccinate synthase; this encodes MAERVVLAYSGGLDTSVAISWIGKETGKEVVAVALDLGQGGEDMDVVRQRALDCGAVEAVVVDARDEFADEYCLPTISSNALYMDRYPLVSAISRPLIAKHLVTAARDHGGTVVAHGCTGKGNDQVRFEVGFASLAPDLQVLAPVRDYAWTREKAISFAEENDIPISVTKKSPFSIDQNVWGRAVETGFLEDLWNAPTKDVYDYTDDPTINWNSPDEVIITFEKGRPTAVDGRPVSVLEAIQELNRRAGAQGVGRLDVVEDRLVGIKSREVYEAPGAMVLIRAHEELEHVTLERELGRYKRRTDQKWAELVYDGLWFSPLRRSLDAFVASTQEHVSGDIRLVLHGGHIAVTGRRSGESLYDFNLATYDEGDSFDQSAARGFVELHGLSSKIAAKRDLDR